A stretch of the Ctenopharyngodon idella isolate HZGC_01 chromosome 14, HZGC01, whole genome shotgun sequence genome encodes the following:
- the map7d3 gene encoding ensconsin isoform X3 produces the protein MAEGATSLKGLRAQMAAAAQAQAEERRSQAGNSPTPAAPASTSKSQTRPVIDGAALRIDDKLRVAKERREEQEKQHAARETQLLERERKARLQVERQMEERQKKLEEQRRKEEQRRVAVEEKRKQKLEEEKEHYEAVMRRTLERSQRLEQRQKRWSWGGLSDSDNKNAAYLHFSYSLTLSMERESVSNSDLSVPAPPTGQSDSGSTSSPIAIVISPASPASKPPRNQTSQDKRSSSTTNLKQTDSVISKRLSSSSATLINSPDKSAKRRSSSLNRLPSNAPQANKEAHKQPQVEKTGPILKKRSSSLSRVGAKTQPATKPEKSTADESARRSLAPVDSGVLSRLLTPTQASLARSKSAAALSAEGGDAQESHLCPRSASASPMQPPGRGPLRSRSSDRKKGPPTSVSADAISSMTQQEGEKQKRFTSPVGKRPASPSSRHRSPSPAPAANTTSRAPSPGAAKQSPRFRPPSPSSLKQRPPSPQPSAASKPPPIQKPALTPTGPPTLRRRDSKPKDMSPMVPVAPQSPETSMAPAPASTPTTTPKTKEESNSKANAGTNSAAEASKILAENRRLAREQKEKEEQLRIQKEEEERLRKEEEKRLAEEERLRRAEEEKRLAEERKREEEEQARIAEEERQRTELEEQQRQAEEQKEREEAEAKALEEAERQRQERERIMQQNQQERMERKKRIEEIMKRTRKTDQMDFKSNDERDIPDENGEDAEDQINCENKENQAESEQSANETEPSQEHYSPVEEPVAEREEPDVSMNRQTDVDNKENSNGPSTEDPSVDSPPPKSCLMEGSEFVNEDSKVSLVPGLNGKGGPWSFEELIDLGVHAKSKPLMDDGGPEGPRVAFEEKTSSIHPAQSIETLSEM, from the exons ATGGCGGAGGGTGCAACGTCTCTCAAAGGGTTGCGGGCGCAAATGG CTGCAGCTGCGCAGGCGCAGGCAGAGGAACGGCGCAGCCAGGCAGGGAACAGCCCAACGCCAGCAGCTCCAGCTAGCACATCGAAGAGCCAGACCAGGCCAG TCATTGATGGGGCAGCCCTGAGGATAGATGACAAACTTCGAGTGGCCAaagagaggagagaagagcaGGAAAAGCAACATG CGGCCCGTGAGACTCAGCTCCTGGAGAGAGAGCGCAAGGCCCGGCTGCAGGTGGAGCGACAGATGGAGGAGAGACAAAAGAAGCTTGAAGAGCAGCGCAGGAAGGAGGAACAGAGGAGAGTTGCAGTGGAGGAGAAAAGAAAGCAGAAATTAGAGGAAGAAAAG gaacACTATGAGGCTGTGATGAGACGTACCCTGGAGCGCAGTCAGCGACTAGAACAGAGACAGAAGAGATGGTCCTGGGGTGGACTTTCAGACTCTGACAACAAAAATG CTGCGTATTTGCACTTCTCCTACTCTCTCACCCTCTCCATGGAGAGAGAGTCCGTTTCCAATAGCGACCTGTCTGTCCCTGCCCCTCCCACAGGACAGAGTGACAGTGGTTCCACCTCCTCCCCGATTGCTATAGTAATCTCCCCTGCTTCTCCAGCCTCCAAGCCACCCAGGAATCAGACGTCACAAG ACAAGCGCTCTTCCTCTACTACGAACCTGAAACAGACTGACTCAGTCATCAGCAAGCGTCTCTCCTCATCCTCTGCCACCCTCATTAATTCTCCTGATAAAA GTGCAAAGCGGAGAAGTTCATCTTTGAACCGGTTGCCTAGCAATGCTCCTCAGGCCAATAAAGAAGCTCATAAGCAGCCTCAGGTGGAAAAGACAG GCCCAATCCTGAAGAAGCGAAGCTCCTCCCTCTCTCGAGTAGGGGCTAAAACACAGCCTGCCACCAAACCAGAGAAATCCACAGCAGATGAATCAG CTCGCCGCTCGTTGGCCCCCGTGGACAGCGGTGTCCTCAGTCGGCTGCTCACACCCACCCAGGCCTCGCTAGCTAGAAGCAAGAGTGCCGCGGCCCTTTCCGCCGAAGGAGGCGACGCCCAAG AGTCTCACCTGTGTCCTCGTTCAGCATCTGCCAGCCCCATGCAGCCGCCAGGCCGCGGACCCCTACGCAGTCGCAGCAGTGACCGAAAGAAAGGCCCGCCTACTTCTGTGTCTGCGGATGCCATCTCCAGTATGACACAG CAGGAGGGTGAGAAGCAGAAGCGTTTCACGTCACCAGTAGGAAAACGCCCTGCCTCACCCTCCAGTCGTCACCGATCCCCTTCTCCTGCTCCCGCTGCTAACACCACCTCAAGAGCGCCCTCACCTGGAGCAGCCAA GCAAAGTCCACGCTTCCGCCCTCCATCCCCCAGCAGCTTGAAACAGCGTCCTCCATCCCCTCAGCCCTCTGCTGCATCTAAACCTCCACCCATCCAGAAACCTGCTCTAACCCCCACCGGCCCGCCCACCCTTCGCAGGAGGGATTCCAAGCCAAAAGATATGTCTCCCATGGTACCTGTCGCCCCACAGTCTCCAGAAACCAGCATGGCACCCGCACCCGCATCCACACCCACAACCACACCCAAGACCAAAGAGG aatCTAATTCTAAAGCCAACGCAGGAACCAACTCGGCTGCAGAGGCTTCCAAGATCCTGGCGGAGAACCGCCGTCTGGCACGTGAGCAGAAGGAGAAAGAAGAGCAACTCCGCATAcagaaagaagaagaggagcG GCTGAGGAAGGAGGAGGAGAAGCGGCTGGCGGAGGAGGAGCGCTTGAGGCGCGCTGAAGAGGAGAAGAGGCTTGCGGAGGAGAGGAAGCGAGAAGAGGAGGAGCAGGCTCGTATAGCAGAGGAGGAGAGACAGCGGACAGAGCTGGAGGAGCAACAAAGACAGGCTGAGGAACAGAAAGAG CGCGAGGAGGCTGAAGCAAAGGCCCTAGAGGAGGCAGAGAGGCAGCGTCAGGAGAGAGAACGCATTATGCAACAGAACCAACAGGAGCGCATGGAGAGAAAGAAG AGAATTGAAGAAATTATGAAGAGAACCAGAAAAACAGACCAAATGGATTTTAAG AGTAATGATGAGAGAGACATTCCTGATGAAAATGGAGAGGATGCTGAGGACCAAATAAACTGTGAAAATAAGG AGAATCAGGCTGAGTCAGAGCAGAGTGCCAATGAGACAGAGCCGTCTCAGGAGCATTACTCACCTGTGGAGGAGCCAGTTGCTGAACGAGAGGAGCCAGATGTTAGTATGAACAGACAAACAGATGTAGATAATAAGGAGAACAGCAATGGACCCAGCACAGAGGATCCCTCAGTGGACAG CCCGCCTCCCAAGTCCTGTCTGATGGAGGGCTCTGAGTTTGTGAACGAGGACTCTAAAGTGAGTCTGGTGCCTGGGTTGAATGGTAAAGGAGGACCCTGGAGCTTTGAGGAGCTGATCGATCTGGGTGTTCATGCGAAGAGCAAACCCCTGATGGACGATGGGGGCCCTGAGGGGCCTAGAGTGGCCTTTGAAGAAAAAACCAGCTCAATTCATCCAGCCCAGTCTATTGAAACCCTGTCTG AGATGTGA
- the map7d3 gene encoding ensconsin isoform X11 yields the protein MAEGATSLKGLRAQMAAAAQAQAEERRSQAGNSPTPAAPASTSKSQTRPVIDGAALRIDDKLRVAKERREEQEKQHAARETQLLERERKARLQVERQMEERQKKLEEQRRKEEQRRVAVEEKRKQKLEEEKEHYEAVMRRTLERSQRLEQRQKRWSWGGLSDSDNKNAAYLHFSYSLTLSMERESVSNSDLSVPAPPTGQSDSGSTSSPIAIVISPASPASKPPRNQTSQDKRSSSTTNLKQTDSVISKRLSSSSATLINSPDKSAKRRSSSLNRLPSNAPQANKEAHKQPQVEKTGPILKKRSSSLSRVGAKTQPATKPEKSTADESESHLCPRSASASPMQPPGRGPLRSRSSDRKKGPPTSVSADAISSMTQQEGEKQKRFTSPVGKRPASPSSRHRSPSPAPAANTTSRAPSPGAAKQSPRFRPPSPSSLKQRPPSPQPSAASKPPPIQKPALTPTGPPTLRRRDSKPKDMSPMVPVAPQSPETSMAPAPASTPTTTPKTKEESNSKANAGTNSAAEASKILAENRRLAREQKEKEEQLRIQKEEEERLRKEEEKRLAEEERLRRAEEEKRLAEERKREEEEQARIAEEERQRTELEEQQRQAEEQKEREEAEAKALEEAERQRQERERIMQQNQQERMERKKRIEEIMKRTRKTDQMDFKSNDERDIPDENGEDAEDQINCENKENQAESEQSANETEPSQEHYSPVEEPVAEREEPDVSMNRQTDVDNKENSNGPSTEDPSVDSSPPPKSCLMEGSEFVNEDSKVSLVPGLNGKGGPWSFEELIDLGVHAKSKPLMDDGGPEGPRVAFEEKTSSIHPAQSIETLSEM from the exons ATGGCGGAGGGTGCAACGTCTCTCAAAGGGTTGCGGGCGCAAATGG CTGCAGCTGCGCAGGCGCAGGCAGAGGAACGGCGCAGCCAGGCAGGGAACAGCCCAACGCCAGCAGCTCCAGCTAGCACATCGAAGAGCCAGACCAGGCCAG TCATTGATGGGGCAGCCCTGAGGATAGATGACAAACTTCGAGTGGCCAaagagaggagagaagagcaGGAAAAGCAACATG CGGCCCGTGAGACTCAGCTCCTGGAGAGAGAGCGCAAGGCCCGGCTGCAGGTGGAGCGACAGATGGAGGAGAGACAAAAGAAGCTTGAAGAGCAGCGCAGGAAGGAGGAACAGAGGAGAGTTGCAGTGGAGGAGAAAAGAAAGCAGAAATTAGAGGAAGAAAAG gaacACTATGAGGCTGTGATGAGACGTACCCTGGAGCGCAGTCAGCGACTAGAACAGAGACAGAAGAGATGGTCCTGGGGTGGACTTTCAGACTCTGACAACAAAAATG CTGCGTATTTGCACTTCTCCTACTCTCTCACCCTCTCCATGGAGAGAGAGTCCGTTTCCAATAGCGACCTGTCTGTCCCTGCCCCTCCCACAGGACAGAGTGACAGTGGTTCCACCTCCTCCCCGATTGCTATAGTAATCTCCCCTGCTTCTCCAGCCTCCAAGCCACCCAGGAATCAGACGTCACAAG ACAAGCGCTCTTCCTCTACTACGAACCTGAAACAGACTGACTCAGTCATCAGCAAGCGTCTCTCCTCATCCTCTGCCACCCTCATTAATTCTCCTGATAAAA GTGCAAAGCGGAGAAGTTCATCTTTGAACCGGTTGCCTAGCAATGCTCCTCAGGCCAATAAAGAAGCTCATAAGCAGCCTCAGGTGGAAAAGACAG GCCCAATCCTGAAGAAGCGAAGCTCCTCCCTCTCTCGAGTAGGGGCTAAAACACAGCCTGCCACCAAACCAGAGAAATCCACAGCAGATGAATCAG AGTCTCACCTGTGTCCTCGTTCAGCATCTGCCAGCCCCATGCAGCCGCCAGGCCGCGGACCCCTACGCAGTCGCAGCAGTGACCGAAAGAAAGGCCCGCCTACTTCTGTGTCTGCGGATGCCATCTCCAGTATGACACAG CAGGAGGGTGAGAAGCAGAAGCGTTTCACGTCACCAGTAGGAAAACGCCCTGCCTCACCCTCCAGTCGTCACCGATCCCCTTCTCCTGCTCCCGCTGCTAACACCACCTCAAGAGCGCCCTCACCTGGAGCAGCCAA GCAAAGTCCACGCTTCCGCCCTCCATCCCCCAGCAGCTTGAAACAGCGTCCTCCATCCCCTCAGCCCTCTGCTGCATCTAAACCTCCACCCATCCAGAAACCTGCTCTAACCCCCACCGGCCCGCCCACCCTTCGCAGGAGGGATTCCAAGCCAAAAGATATGTCTCCCATGGTACCTGTCGCCCCACAGTCTCCAGAAACCAGCATGGCACCCGCACCCGCATCCACACCCACAACCACACCCAAGACCAAAGAGG aatCTAATTCTAAAGCCAACGCAGGAACCAACTCGGCTGCAGAGGCTTCCAAGATCCTGGCGGAGAACCGCCGTCTGGCACGTGAGCAGAAGGAGAAAGAAGAGCAACTCCGCATAcagaaagaagaagaggagcG GCTGAGGAAGGAGGAGGAGAAGCGGCTGGCGGAGGAGGAGCGCTTGAGGCGCGCTGAAGAGGAGAAGAGGCTTGCGGAGGAGAGGAAGCGAGAAGAGGAGGAGCAGGCTCGTATAGCAGAGGAGGAGAGACAGCGGACAGAGCTGGAGGAGCAACAAAGACAGGCTGAGGAACAGAAAGAG CGCGAGGAGGCTGAAGCAAAGGCCCTAGAGGAGGCAGAGAGGCAGCGTCAGGAGAGAGAACGCATTATGCAACAGAACCAACAGGAGCGCATGGAGAGAAAGAAG AGAATTGAAGAAATTATGAAGAGAACCAGAAAAACAGACCAAATGGATTTTAAG AGTAATGATGAGAGAGACATTCCTGATGAAAATGGAGAGGATGCTGAGGACCAAATAAACTGTGAAAATAAGG AGAATCAGGCTGAGTCAGAGCAGAGTGCCAATGAGACAGAGCCGTCTCAGGAGCATTACTCACCTGTGGAGGAGCCAGTTGCTGAACGAGAGGAGCCAGATGTTAGTATGAACAGACAAACAGATGTAGATAATAAGGAGAACAGCAATGGACCCAGCACAGAGGATCCCTCAGTGGACAG CAGCCCGCCTCCCAAGTCCTGTCTGATGGAGGGCTCTGAGTTTGTGAACGAGGACTCTAAAGTGAGTCTGGTGCCTGGGTTGAATGGTAAAGGAGGACCCTGGAGCTTTGAGGAGCTGATCGATCTGGGTGTTCATGCGAAGAGCAAACCCCTGATGGACGATGGGGGCCCTGAGGGGCCTAGAGTGGCCTTTGAAGAAAAAACCAGCTCAATTCATCCAGCCCAGTCTATTGAAACCCTGTCTG AGATGTGA
- the map7d3 gene encoding ensconsin isoform X28: MAEGATSLKGLRAQMAAAAQAQAEERRSQAGNSPTPAAPASTSKSQTRPVIDGAALRIDDKLRVAKERREEQEKQHAARETQLLERERKARLQVERQMEERQKKLEEQRRKEEQRRVAVEEKRKQKLEEEKEHYEAVMRRTLERSQRLEQRQKRWSWGGLSDSDNKNDKRSSSTTNLKQTDSVISKRLSSSSATLINSPDKKSHLCPRSASASPMQPPGRGPLRSRSSDRKKGPPTSVSADAISSMTQQEGEKQKRFTSPVGKRPASPSSRHRSPSPAPAANTTSRAPSPGAAKQSPRFRPPSPSSLKQRPPSPQPSAASKPPPIQKPALTPTGPPTLRRRDSKPKDMSPMVPVAPQSPETSMAPAPASTPTTTPKTKEESNSKANAGTNSAAEASKILAENRRLAREQKEKEEQLRIQKEEEERLRKEEEKRLAEEERLRRAEEEKRLAEERKREEEEQARIAEEERQRTELEEQQRQAEEQKEREEAEAKALEEAERQRQERERIMQQNQQERMERKKRIEEIMKRTRKTDQMDFKSNDERDIPDENGEDAEDQINCENKENQAESEQSANETEPSQEHYSPVEEPVAEREEPDVSMNRQTDVDNKENSNGPSTEDPSVDSSPPPKSCLMEGSEFVNEDSKVSLVPGLNGKGGPWSFEELIDLGVHAKSKPLMDDGGPEGPRVAFEEKTSSIHPAQSIETLSEM; encoded by the exons ATGGCGGAGGGTGCAACGTCTCTCAAAGGGTTGCGGGCGCAAATGG CTGCAGCTGCGCAGGCGCAGGCAGAGGAACGGCGCAGCCAGGCAGGGAACAGCCCAACGCCAGCAGCTCCAGCTAGCACATCGAAGAGCCAGACCAGGCCAG TCATTGATGGGGCAGCCCTGAGGATAGATGACAAACTTCGAGTGGCCAaagagaggagagaagagcaGGAAAAGCAACATG CGGCCCGTGAGACTCAGCTCCTGGAGAGAGAGCGCAAGGCCCGGCTGCAGGTGGAGCGACAGATGGAGGAGAGACAAAAGAAGCTTGAAGAGCAGCGCAGGAAGGAGGAACAGAGGAGAGTTGCAGTGGAGGAGAAAAGAAAGCAGAAATTAGAGGAAGAAAAG gaacACTATGAGGCTGTGATGAGACGTACCCTGGAGCGCAGTCAGCGACTAGAACAGAGACAGAAGAGATGGTCCTGGGGTGGACTTTCAGACTCTGACAACAAAAATG ACAAGCGCTCTTCCTCTACTACGAACCTGAAACAGACTGACTCAGTCATCAGCAAGCGTCTCTCCTCATCCTCTGCCACCCTCATTAATTCTCCTGATAAAA AGTCTCACCTGTGTCCTCGTTCAGCATCTGCCAGCCCCATGCAGCCGCCAGGCCGCGGACCCCTACGCAGTCGCAGCAGTGACCGAAAGAAAGGCCCGCCTACTTCTGTGTCTGCGGATGCCATCTCCAGTATGACACAG CAGGAGGGTGAGAAGCAGAAGCGTTTCACGTCACCAGTAGGAAAACGCCCTGCCTCACCCTCCAGTCGTCACCGATCCCCTTCTCCTGCTCCCGCTGCTAACACCACCTCAAGAGCGCCCTCACCTGGAGCAGCCAA GCAAAGTCCACGCTTCCGCCCTCCATCCCCCAGCAGCTTGAAACAGCGTCCTCCATCCCCTCAGCCCTCTGCTGCATCTAAACCTCCACCCATCCAGAAACCTGCTCTAACCCCCACCGGCCCGCCCACCCTTCGCAGGAGGGATTCCAAGCCAAAAGATATGTCTCCCATGGTACCTGTCGCCCCACAGTCTCCAGAAACCAGCATGGCACCCGCACCCGCATCCACACCCACAACCACACCCAAGACCAAAGAGG aatCTAATTCTAAAGCCAACGCAGGAACCAACTCGGCTGCAGAGGCTTCCAAGATCCTGGCGGAGAACCGCCGTCTGGCACGTGAGCAGAAGGAGAAAGAAGAGCAACTCCGCATAcagaaagaagaagaggagcG GCTGAGGAAGGAGGAGGAGAAGCGGCTGGCGGAGGAGGAGCGCTTGAGGCGCGCTGAAGAGGAGAAGAGGCTTGCGGAGGAGAGGAAGCGAGAAGAGGAGGAGCAGGCTCGTATAGCAGAGGAGGAGAGACAGCGGACAGAGCTGGAGGAGCAACAAAGACAGGCTGAGGAACAGAAAGAG CGCGAGGAGGCTGAAGCAAAGGCCCTAGAGGAGGCAGAGAGGCAGCGTCAGGAGAGAGAACGCATTATGCAACAGAACCAACAGGAGCGCATGGAGAGAAAGAAG AGAATTGAAGAAATTATGAAGAGAACCAGAAAAACAGACCAAATGGATTTTAAG AGTAATGATGAGAGAGACATTCCTGATGAAAATGGAGAGGATGCTGAGGACCAAATAAACTGTGAAAATAAGG AGAATCAGGCTGAGTCAGAGCAGAGTGCCAATGAGACAGAGCCGTCTCAGGAGCATTACTCACCTGTGGAGGAGCCAGTTGCTGAACGAGAGGAGCCAGATGTTAGTATGAACAGACAAACAGATGTAGATAATAAGGAGAACAGCAATGGACCCAGCACAGAGGATCCCTCAGTGGACAG CAGCCCGCCTCCCAAGTCCTGTCTGATGGAGGGCTCTGAGTTTGTGAACGAGGACTCTAAAGTGAGTCTGGTGCCTGGGTTGAATGGTAAAGGAGGACCCTGGAGCTTTGAGGAGCTGATCGATCTGGGTGTTCATGCGAAGAGCAAACCCCTGATGGACGATGGGGGCCCTGAGGGGCCTAGAGTGGCCTTTGAAGAAAAAACCAGCTCAATTCATCCAGCCCAGTCTATTGAAACCCTGTCTG AGATGTGA
- the map7d3 gene encoding ensconsin isoform X4, translating to MAEGATSLKGLRAQMAAAAQAQAEERRSQAGNSPTPAAPASTSKSQTRPVIDGAALRIDDKLRVAKERREEQEKQHAARETQLLERERKARLQVERQMEERQKKLEEQRRKEEQRRVAVEEKRKQKLEEEKEHYEAVMRRTLERSQRLEQRQKRWSWGGLSDSDNKNAAYLHFSYSLTLSMERESVSNSDLSVPAPPTGQSDSGSTSSPIAIVISPASPASKPPRNQTSQDKRSSSTTNLKQTDSVISKRLSSSSATLINSPDKSAKRRSSSLNRLPSNAPQANKEAHKQPQVEKTGPILKKRSSSLSRVGAKTQPATKPEKSTADESARRSLAPVDSGVLSRLLTPTQASLARSKSAAALSAEGGDAQASASPMQPPGRGPLRSRSSDRKKGPPTSVSADAISSMTQQEGEKQKRFTSPVGKRPASPSSRHRSPSPAPAANTTSRAPSPGAAKQSPRFRPPSPSSLKQRPPSPQPSAASKPPPIQKPALTPTGPPTLRRRDSKPKDMSPMVPVAPQSPETSMAPAPASTPTTTPKTKEESNSKANAGTNSAAEASKILAENRRLAREQKEKEEQLRIQKEEEERLRKEEEKRLAEEERLRRAEEEKRLAEERKREEEEQARIAEEERQRTELEEQQRQAEEQKEREEAEAKALEEAERQRQERERIMQQNQQERMERKKRIEEIMKRTRKTDQMDFKSNDERDIPDENGEDAEDQINCENKENQAESEQSANETEPSQEHYSPVEEPVAEREEPDVSMNRQTDVDNKENSNGPSTEDPSVDSSPPPKSCLMEGSEFVNEDSKVSLVPGLNGKGGPWSFEELIDLGVHAKSKPLMDDGGPEGPRVAFEEKTSSIHPAQSIETLSEM from the exons ATGGCGGAGGGTGCAACGTCTCTCAAAGGGTTGCGGGCGCAAATGG CTGCAGCTGCGCAGGCGCAGGCAGAGGAACGGCGCAGCCAGGCAGGGAACAGCCCAACGCCAGCAGCTCCAGCTAGCACATCGAAGAGCCAGACCAGGCCAG TCATTGATGGGGCAGCCCTGAGGATAGATGACAAACTTCGAGTGGCCAaagagaggagagaagagcaGGAAAAGCAACATG CGGCCCGTGAGACTCAGCTCCTGGAGAGAGAGCGCAAGGCCCGGCTGCAGGTGGAGCGACAGATGGAGGAGAGACAAAAGAAGCTTGAAGAGCAGCGCAGGAAGGAGGAACAGAGGAGAGTTGCAGTGGAGGAGAAAAGAAAGCAGAAATTAGAGGAAGAAAAG gaacACTATGAGGCTGTGATGAGACGTACCCTGGAGCGCAGTCAGCGACTAGAACAGAGACAGAAGAGATGGTCCTGGGGTGGACTTTCAGACTCTGACAACAAAAATG CTGCGTATTTGCACTTCTCCTACTCTCTCACCCTCTCCATGGAGAGAGAGTCCGTTTCCAATAGCGACCTGTCTGTCCCTGCCCCTCCCACAGGACAGAGTGACAGTGGTTCCACCTCCTCCCCGATTGCTATAGTAATCTCCCCTGCTTCTCCAGCCTCCAAGCCACCCAGGAATCAGACGTCACAAG ACAAGCGCTCTTCCTCTACTACGAACCTGAAACAGACTGACTCAGTCATCAGCAAGCGTCTCTCCTCATCCTCTGCCACCCTCATTAATTCTCCTGATAAAA GTGCAAAGCGGAGAAGTTCATCTTTGAACCGGTTGCCTAGCAATGCTCCTCAGGCCAATAAAGAAGCTCATAAGCAGCCTCAGGTGGAAAAGACAG GCCCAATCCTGAAGAAGCGAAGCTCCTCCCTCTCTCGAGTAGGGGCTAAAACACAGCCTGCCACCAAACCAGAGAAATCCACAGCAGATGAATCAG CTCGCCGCTCGTTGGCCCCCGTGGACAGCGGTGTCCTCAGTCGGCTGCTCACACCCACCCAGGCCTCGCTAGCTAGAAGCAAGAGTGCCGCGGCCCTTTCCGCCGAAGGAGGCGACGCCCAAG CATCTGCCAGCCCCATGCAGCCGCCAGGCCGCGGACCCCTACGCAGTCGCAGCAGTGACCGAAAGAAAGGCCCGCCTACTTCTGTGTCTGCGGATGCCATCTCCAGTATGACACAG CAGGAGGGTGAGAAGCAGAAGCGTTTCACGTCACCAGTAGGAAAACGCCCTGCCTCACCCTCCAGTCGTCACCGATCCCCTTCTCCTGCTCCCGCTGCTAACACCACCTCAAGAGCGCCCTCACCTGGAGCAGCCAA GCAAAGTCCACGCTTCCGCCCTCCATCCCCCAGCAGCTTGAAACAGCGTCCTCCATCCCCTCAGCCCTCTGCTGCATCTAAACCTCCACCCATCCAGAAACCTGCTCTAACCCCCACCGGCCCGCCCACCCTTCGCAGGAGGGATTCCAAGCCAAAAGATATGTCTCCCATGGTACCTGTCGCCCCACAGTCTCCAGAAACCAGCATGGCACCCGCACCCGCATCCACACCCACAACCACACCCAAGACCAAAGAGG aatCTAATTCTAAAGCCAACGCAGGAACCAACTCGGCTGCAGAGGCTTCCAAGATCCTGGCGGAGAACCGCCGTCTGGCACGTGAGCAGAAGGAGAAAGAAGAGCAACTCCGCATAcagaaagaagaagaggagcG GCTGAGGAAGGAGGAGGAGAAGCGGCTGGCGGAGGAGGAGCGCTTGAGGCGCGCTGAAGAGGAGAAGAGGCTTGCGGAGGAGAGGAAGCGAGAAGAGGAGGAGCAGGCTCGTATAGCAGAGGAGGAGAGACAGCGGACAGAGCTGGAGGAGCAACAAAGACAGGCTGAGGAACAGAAAGAG CGCGAGGAGGCTGAAGCAAAGGCCCTAGAGGAGGCAGAGAGGCAGCGTCAGGAGAGAGAACGCATTATGCAACAGAACCAACAGGAGCGCATGGAGAGAAAGAAG AGAATTGAAGAAATTATGAAGAGAACCAGAAAAACAGACCAAATGGATTTTAAG AGTAATGATGAGAGAGACATTCCTGATGAAAATGGAGAGGATGCTGAGGACCAAATAAACTGTGAAAATAAGG AGAATCAGGCTGAGTCAGAGCAGAGTGCCAATGAGACAGAGCCGTCTCAGGAGCATTACTCACCTGTGGAGGAGCCAGTTGCTGAACGAGAGGAGCCAGATGTTAGTATGAACAGACAAACAGATGTAGATAATAAGGAGAACAGCAATGGACCCAGCACAGAGGATCCCTCAGTGGACAG CAGCCCGCCTCCCAAGTCCTGTCTGATGGAGGGCTCTGAGTTTGTGAACGAGGACTCTAAAGTGAGTCTGGTGCCTGGGTTGAATGGTAAAGGAGGACCCTGGAGCTTTGAGGAGCTGATCGATCTGGGTGTTCATGCGAAGAGCAAACCCCTGATGGACGATGGGGGCCCTGAGGGGCCTAGAGTGGCCTTTGAAGAAAAAACCAGCTCAATTCATCCAGCCCAGTCTATTGAAACCCTGTCTG AGATGTGA